A single window of Aphidius gifuensis isolate YNYX2018 linkage group LG1, ASM1490517v1, whole genome shotgun sequence DNA harbors:
- the LOC122860243 gene encoding nuclear transcription factor Y subunit gamma-like isoform X2, protein MQLQSNQDSEVEDPTDSNGGLQIASPDSADGQKNLLTFWPTVAEEIKNIKNMDLKTQSLPLARIKKIMKLDGDVKMISAEAPMLFSKAAEIFIHELTLRAWVHTEDNKRRTLQRNDIAMAITKYDQFDFLIDIVPRDELKQSKAQADQGVRTSMNSDQVQYYFQLAQQQASANQNVQNNNNQPLQILQPGTGQIQTINIGNAVDHDSSNTNTNQTVSIQNAQQSGQHHVIQLQQQPQQQQQQQQQQQQQSNQAGNIQILQQIVSPNGDIQQIPIQLTPQQLQMIRMQVQGGSSQPIIIQAPLQTQTQLIQVGQGGQAPVYLQTSSNDNE, encoded by the exons ATGCAATTACAAAG taaTCAGGACAGTGAAGTGGAGGATCCAACAGATTCAAATGGAGGTCTTCAAATTGCTTCACCAGACAGTGCTGatggacaaaaaaatttactcacATTTTGGCCAACAGTTgctgaagaaattaaaaatattaaaaat atggATTTAAAAACTCAATCATTGCCATTagcaagaattaaaaaaatcatgaaactTGATGGAGACGTCAAGATGATAAGTGCTGAAGCACCAATGTTATTTTCAAAAGCTgctgaaatatttatacatgaatTAACATTACGTGCATGGGTACATACTGAGGATAATAAAAGACGTACATTACAACGTAATGATATTGCAATGGCAATAACAAAATATgatcaatttgattttttaattgacattgTACCACGTGATGAATTAAAACAGAGTAAAGCACAAGCTGATCAAGGTGTACGTACATCAATGAATTCAGATCaagtacaatattattttcagttgGCTCAACAACAAGCATCTGCTAATCAAaatgtacaaaataataataatcaaccaTTACAAATATTACAACCTGGTACTGGACAAatacaaacaataaatattggcAATGCAGTTgatcat gattcatcaaatacaaatacaaatcaaACTGTTTCCATTCAAAATGCTCAACAATCTGGTCAACATCATGTCATTCAACTTCAACAgcaaccacaacaacaacagcagcagcagcaacaacaacagcaacaatcaAATCAAGCTggaaatatacaaattttacaacaaattgtATCACCAAATGGTGACATTCAACAAATACCT ATTCAATTGACGCCACAACAGTTACAGATGATACGAATGCAAGTTCAAGGTGGAAGCAGTCAACCGATAATAATTCAAGCTCCACTTCAAACACAAACTCAACTAATACAAGTTGGCCAAGGTGGTCAGGCACCTGTTTACCTGCAAACAAGTAGCaatgataatgaataa
- the LOC122860243 gene encoding nuclear transcription factor Y subunit gamma-like isoform X1: protein MSLFFVNANQDSEVEDPTDSNGGLQIASPDSADGQKNLLTFWPTVAEEIKNIKNMDLKTQSLPLARIKKIMKLDGDVKMISAEAPMLFSKAAEIFIHELTLRAWVHTEDNKRRTLQRNDIAMAITKYDQFDFLIDIVPRDELKQSKAQADQGVRTSMNSDQVQYYFQLAQQQASANQNVQNNNNQPLQILQPGTGQIQTINIGNAVDHDSSNTNTNQTVSIQNAQQSGQHHVIQLQQQPQQQQQQQQQQQQQSNQAGNIQILQQIVSPNGDIQQIPIQLTPQQLQMIRMQVQGGSSQPIIIQAPLQTQTQLIQVGQGGQAPVYLQTSSNDNE from the exons ATGTCCTTGTTCTTTGTGAATGC taaTCAGGACAGTGAAGTGGAGGATCCAACAGATTCAAATGGAGGTCTTCAAATTGCTTCACCAGACAGTGCTGatggacaaaaaaatttactcacATTTTGGCCAACAGTTgctgaagaaattaaaaatattaaaaat atggATTTAAAAACTCAATCATTGCCATTagcaagaattaaaaaaatcatgaaactTGATGGAGACGTCAAGATGATAAGTGCTGAAGCACCAATGTTATTTTCAAAAGCTgctgaaatatttatacatgaatTAACATTACGTGCATGGGTACATACTGAGGATAATAAAAGACGTACATTACAACGTAATGATATTGCAATGGCAATAACAAAATATgatcaatttgattttttaattgacattgTACCACGTGATGAATTAAAACAGAGTAAAGCACAAGCTGATCAAGGTGTACGTACATCAATGAATTCAGATCaagtacaatattattttcagttgGCTCAACAACAAGCATCTGCTAATCAAaatgtacaaaataataataatcaaccaTTACAAATATTACAACCTGGTACTGGACAAatacaaacaataaatattggcAATGCAGTTgatcat gattcatcaaatacaaatacaaatcaaACTGTTTCCATTCAAAATGCTCAACAATCTGGTCAACATCATGTCATTCAACTTCAACAgcaaccacaacaacaacagcagcagcagcaacaacaacagcaacaatcaAATCAAGCTggaaatatacaaattttacaacaaattgtATCACCAAATGGTGACATTCAACAAATACCT ATTCAATTGACGCCACAACAGTTACAGATGATACGAATGCAAGTTCAAGGTGGAAGCAGTCAACCGATAATAATTCAAGCTCCACTTCAAACACAAACTCAACTAATACAAGTTGGCCAAGGTGGTCAGGCACCTGTTTACCTGCAAACAAGTAGCaatgataatgaataa
- the LOC122860244 gene encoding eyes absent homolog 2 — MLTEDNDPIKPTVVLDSIHSITSTGASLHHLRNVHNVTDTEVKNEIQECSEGENVHLDLDRCTSEYSTDDKDHEYQDSMEKVDYSSYYGANQYYNSFYNSPSYGSPTATKTSPGLQTSYLSSYTPPNPMTQYASYPTYNTGGTTFQPMGHQNISHQSTQKLDYSAYSNTCLYGNDRVPLHHQYSSYYPVPGYHPPPASFNIGNINFTEPPKPTGLNLDPIPHENVELTPREPVVSLSNEGTSAKPCKRGRRQSGSGNSIGSADTTEAGPDRIFIWDLDETIVVFHSLLTGQYATKHGKNPALLKQLAVGMEEMIFNLADTHFFFNDVEDCDQVHIDDVSSDDNGQDLSSYNFSTDGFHCASANNGICLQSGVRGGVDWMRKLAFRYRKIKEIYCNYRNNVGGLIGGSKREQWLQLRSDIEQVTDNWLTSTMKCLNLINKRSHCVNILVTTTGLVPALSKILLFGIGGIFPIENIYSSTKIGKESCFGRVVAKFGRRCTYVVIGDGPDEETAARAHNFPFWRINSHSDTQALYNALEMGFL, encoded by the exons ATGTTAACCGAGGACAATGACCCGATAAAACCGACAGTGGTTTTAGATAGTATTCACAGTATCACATCAACTGGAGCATCATTGCACCATCTCAGAAATGTTCACaatg TTACAGATACAGAGGtcaaaaatgaaattcaaGAATGTTCAGAGGGTGAAAATGTACATCTTGATTTAGACAGATGTACCTCTGAATATAGCACAGATGATAAAGATCATGAGTATCAAGATTCGATGGAAAAAGTTGATTACAGCTCGTATTATGGAGCAAATCAGTATTACAACAg ttTTTACAATTCTCCATCATACGGTTCACCAACAGCAACAAAAACATCACCGGGTCTTCAAACATCATATTTAAGTAGTTACACACCACCAAATCCCATGACACAATATGCATCATATCCAACTTACAATACTGGTGGAACAACATTTCAACCCATGGGACATCAAAATATATCTCATCAATCTACacaaaaattagattattCTGCTTATAGTAACACGTGTCTATATGGAAATGATCGTGTTCCCCTTCATCATCAATACTCGAGTTATTATCCTGTTCCAGGATATCACCCACCTCCAGCATCATTCAACATTgggaatattaattttacag aACCACCAAAGCCAACAGGATTAAATTTAGATCCAATTCCTCatgaaaatgttgaattaaCACCTAGAGAACCAGTAGTTAGTTTAAGTAATgaag GAACATCAGCGAAGCCTTGTAAACGTGGAAGAAGACAAAGCGGAAGCGGAAATAGTATTGGTTCAGCAGATACAACAGAAGCCGGACCAGATCGTATATTCATATGGGATCTAGACGAAACCATAGTTGTGTTTCATTCTCTTTTAACCGGACAATATGCTACAAAGCATGGAAAAAATCCAGCTTTGTTGAAACAGCTGGCTGTTGGAATGGAggaaatgatatttaatttagctgatacacatttttttttcaatgatgttgag gATTGTGATCAAGTACATATTGATGATGTATCATCAGATGACAATGGACAAGATTTatcatcatataatttttcaactgatGGTTTTCATTGTGCATCAGCAAATAATGGTATATGTTTACAATCTGGTGTTAGAGGTGGTGTTGATTGGATGAGAAAATTAGCATTTcgttatagaaaaataaaagaaatatattgtAACTATAGAAATAATGTTGGTGGTTTAATTGGTGGATCAAAACGTGAACAATGGCTACAATTAAGATCAGATATTGAACAAGTTACTGATAATTGGTTAACATCAACAatgaaatgtttaaatttaattaataaacgtAGTCATTGTGTTAATATACTTGTTACAACAACTGGTCTTGTTCCTGcattatctaaaattttattatttggtatTGGAGGTATATttccaattgaaaatatttattcatcaactaAAATtg gTAAAGAAAGTTGTTTTGGACGTGTAGTTGCAAAATTTGGTCGTCGTTGCACATACGTGGTGATTGGTGATGGACCTGATGAAGAGACAGCTGCACGTGCGCACAATTTCCCCTTTTGGAGAATCAACAGCCACTCGGACACCCAGGCACTCTACAATGCCCTTGAAATGGGCTTTCTATAA